The Lolium perenne isolate Kyuss_39 chromosome 6, Kyuss_2.0, whole genome shotgun sequence genome segment AGCTCATGCACATTTGTTCAGATACACATGGACATTTATATAGAAATAGACAGTATGAACATTTATTCACATATGTATGAACACCTATTTTGACATATATATGAATTTCTTTACAATACTACCTCCGTCCCGATAATAAGATGCATTTGTATTTTAAGATGAACTTTGACCCAAAAAATTGAGCAAGAAAATTTTGATTATATTGTACACAATTAGTATTATCGGATTCGTGTTGAAAATAATTTCTAAGAGTATCTGAGACGCCAGTGCGCCCACAACGAGATATGGGGGCGCGGGCACCTGCTCTCCAATTTGGGAAGAGCTTACACACACCAACTACCCAGTAAAAATCCCTAAATATAAATTTGAACAAGCAAACATAATTAAACTATGGAATTTCATTCAAATTTAGGATTATTTACATAAAATTGAATGAAACTGGAATTTTAATACAGACTGAATTAAACCATAACCTACCGTGCACGCGTTCCCGCCTCTCCGCCCAAGCTTCGCGCATCTGGAGGTGGAGCATGGCCGTCGGTGATGCCGAAGCTTGCCGACGGCGCTGCCCCTCAGCATCGTTTGGCGGGGCTCCTCATTCTGGATGAGCCTCCATTTCTTGTGGGCAGCATCCTCAGCCTCGCGTTGAGCGTTCATCTCCGCCATGAGCAGACGACCTGCCTCCTCCGTGGCCGCCCGCTGGTGCGAGATCTCGACGGCCTGCTCGAAGTGGGTGTCGTTCTTATACTTCATTTCTTCCTCCTTCAGTCTTCGGAAACGATGCGTGTTGAAGGAGGCCAATATCGTCGCCTGCTCCATGTCACCATGGAACGGCTGCTCCTCGCCCCACTACGCCAACTCTTCCGCCGCCTTTGGCATCTGCGTCTGCTTCGAACGCCTTGTTTCACTCGTCGAACGGGGAGTCGTCGGAGTTGAAGTCCAGTGGGTCGAACTCGCCGTCAGACTGCGGTGGGGCCGCTGGATCTGGCTGCGGTGATGGTTGCGGCGCTGATGGCGGCGTGCGGCCGTTACGGCCCAGCATCGTGTACGTGGTCGCCATCCAGCGTGGCATTATTGTGGAGAGGCGAGTTCGGTGGATGTATGAGGAGAGCGGAGGGTGGTGGAGAGGTTAGTGTGGCGGAGGTGAGCGAAGAGGGCGCACTAAATAGGCGATGGCGGTTCGCCGCAGAGCATCCGAGGCGTTGCATTTACGGCGGCGTCTGCGCGTGGAGAATCGGTGGCTTCATTAATAGCAATCCGCCCAGAGCATACGAGCCGTCACATTTGCCCGTTCGGCGCGCCGCGCGAAGAGGCTGGCACGGGTTTGCCAGCGATTGTATTGGGCTCTAAATGGTGCCGACGCATTATGGAGCGCACCGGTGTGGCCCAAAAAAATCGTCGGACCCTCAAAACGCTATTGAGATCGCTATGGGGCGCGCCGGTGGAGAttctctaatgatgctaattttataCCAACAATATTTATATACTTAGAGTAATTCTTGATAGAAAAAAAACGGAAAATGAGGCGCCTTACGGAAATGGGGAGGAAGACACGCTTTTCGTACTAAAATAAACTATAGACACTTTGTTCCAATTAATAAGACTTATAAATTTAGATAAAAGTCAAATCTTACATATTTGGTTAAATATATGGAAGAAAATACCAACATTTACGGTATTATAATAAGTACTCTAAAAATATACGTATTATGGTGTATATCTATTGCTCTTTACTGGTACCATAAATGTTTCTATTTTTCTAAatattggttgaattttaaagatgttcaattttgactaaatttttaCGTTTGGAACGTTATAGATTTAGTCAAAATTTATAAACTTCTACCTGAGTCCCGCTGGGCTAGAACGAAAGATATCAGTTGTGAAGTCCAGTTGGACCCCCAGCCCAACCACTGAAGCTTCTTCTTTCTCCTCCTCCTGGGTTTGGTCTCGCAGAAGCGACACAGCGCGAGGAGAGGAGAGCAGGAGGTTCCGAATTCAGATCCAGAATGGTGAGATTGCCATCCCCGAATCTCCTATAGGGTTTTGCTTTCTGTCCGTGCTCTGACTCGACTCTACCATGGACACGATGCAGGCGGCGGTCTCGAGCCCGGTGCCGGTGGCCTGGTACCCCGCGCTGGCCGTCCTCACGGTCGCCGTCGGCCTCATGCTCACCGCCTCCTTCTTCATGTACGTATAGCCAACCAGCCCCTGCAGCTCCTTTCCTCCTATCTCTCCTCTGCACTCGCGCTTGTTTGGGTATTTCGATGTGGGTTAGTCAGTGACTCAAGTCTTCGATCTGCAATTAGAACCGTTTAGATCGTGGGCTGCAGTAATATGGATCTGGATTGGGTTTGTACCCAAACTGAAGTGCATAGGTAGAAAACATAGGGTACTGGGAACAAAATAAATATACATGTGCCCTGTATAAGTTGCTCAGGTAGTGTTTAGTGCAATTGCATCAATTTACTGTTGCTTGGTATGCCCTTGTCGGTAAAAGGAATGGTCCCTGTCGAAGGTAAAGATTGCCTTTCAAGTCATTCGAACTTTCAAAGGAACTGGGACAATTTGCGATTGGACCTCAGGGAATATGTGTGTAGTTAGTTTGCTATTTTTTGAGTGTGTTGCCGCGTATAGATTTGCGCATGTTCTCCACTCAATTTGCTGATATGTGTACTCATGTTTGCGCTTTGCGAGTGTGTTGCCACGCATAAATTTTCATGTATTCCTCTCAATCGACTGTTCGACAATATGTTTACTCATGTTTGCACTTTGCGAGTGAGTTACCGCGCATAAGTTTGCATGTTTTCCTGTCAGTCGACTCTTTGACAATATGTTTACTCATGTTTGCACTTTGCGAGTGAGTTACCGCGCATAAGTTTGCATGTTATACTGTCAATCGACTCTTCGACAAAATGTTTACTCATGTTTTCCACCCAATTTGTGAGTGTGTTACTGTGTATAGGTTTGCGATTCCTTTGTTATGAGGTGAAGCAGTTTTTTCAGTTTTCGTGTTGAATTACAGAGAACCATCTATATATATATGCAATTCTGCGTAGATTGTAGATGAGTCTGTTGATATAAAATATAAAAGACTGTTTGTCTcaccattttcttctttctctgaTCGTTTTGTATATCAGTTATGAAGCGACCTCATCCACGCGCAGCCGAAGCTTAGCCAAGGAGATCACAACCGCAGTTGTTGCTTCCGTTTTTCTGGTGAGCCTACTGAAACACCGATTGTTTTCATCAATCCAAAACTCCAAACGTGGAACCAGAGCTTGTTGATATATTAACGGAATTTGCTTCACAGGGTTTTGGATCTCTCTTCGTTCTCCTCGCAAGTGGTGTTTATGTCTGACGAGTGACTATAGCCTATACCTACATGGATGTGCGAGATTTTCTCCATGGAAGGGACATCGAGGATTCAAATTCTGTGTTTAAGCGTTGTCTTCTGTTTAGAAGTTTATATGTCAGCTAATCCTCTTTTCACATGTTACATGACAGTATTACAGAACAGATAGATCGAGGCGCTGTTAGTTACTGAATTACTACTATGGCCAGCCTAATAAATTTGCCAGTGTCGTGTATCTGATCCTGGCGCGAAAACCAACACTAGTTCGTGTGGGAGTCCGATTGGAATTGCGCTGTACCCCTAACTATAAATCTCCCTGTTGGGCGTGCCTCGTCTCTCCAGAAACCA includes the following:
- the LOC127307781 gene encoding uncharacterized protein isoform X1, with amino-acid sequence MQAAVSSPVPVAWYPALAVLTVAVGLMLTASFFIYEATSSTRSRSLAKEITTAVVASVFLGFGSLFVLLASGVYV
- the LOC127307781 gene encoding uncharacterized protein isoform X2; the protein is MAAVSSPVPVAWYPALAVLTVAVGLMLTASFFIYEATSSTRSRSLAKEITTAVVASVFLGFGSLFVLLASGVYV